Below is a window of Mus caroli chromosome 2, CAROLI_EIJ_v1.1, whole genome shotgun sequence DNA.
gaataaaatctggagttttaaattggaagagagaaagaaagaaaagagagataggTCAACTGCATAGAAATTGGCAAAagttaagcttttctttaaatttcaataTTTCAAATAATGTCTTCTGACATGTTGTTGATTTTACATTTAGAATTAtgcataaaaaatagaaatactagTTACTTTATATTCAGCCACAAAATATTTATCACAGTCTAACTGAGAAGACTCACTTAGTAGTGGCAGAATCGGTTATGGTTCAATCCTACAATCTGGTTCAGAAAGCAGGGATTCCACTATCTTTACACAGTAAAAAGGCTAAGTAGAAGTTCAAGTATGTTTTGTGAGAAAAACTCCCAATTTCTAAATGTTCTTCACTTACGAATTAATCATTTCTCAAAAATTTCAGCTTCTACTACCATCATTTTGAGGGTTGTAGTTTCAAGATCGAAGGAAGCAAGCCATGAGCATATTCATAGATTCTATTGTGAAAAGATTAATGAatggttaattttaaaaagaggtacaCATTCAAAAAGCATTTTATCTAAAGGAATAATCCTTCATAGTTACTTTTCTTCCTGCTATGTTGTTACCCCTGTGCTATGttccaaacacaaaacaagaaacactTCTTGGCCTTTTTTTTCTCTAGTAAAATATTGATATGGGAGAATATTTTAACCTCTGACTGATAAAGACTGAGACAACCTATGGTATTTAGATTCTTTGATGGGTGTACAATCATCAGTGCCCTTCTGTCTTAAACCCTTCAAATGTAATGTGACTTCTTTCAGGAAAGTACTTAAgctatcaaaaaaattaaattaaggtGCAAAATACTATGCAAATATATGCTAGTTTCATCTACACAAATTAATATCTTTATTATGTATTCAAATTCTAAGTAACCACAGTCATTTCACATATTACACTAAatttatttgtctgtgtatgtttgtgtgtatgcatgtttcaTAATACACCCTCCAATAATTTTGCACgtaaaacatacaaaaatgttGTGTTATATTgtgtcccattttctttttttcaacatTCTTTGtacaaaatataatgaaaaagtTTTGAATTGCAGAAAAGATATATTTAGGACAAAAAAAGTAATATGGTAATTTGAGgatatttaagtaaataaaaggtATCATTAATTaagaactaaagaaacaaaactaaaatagaacCTATGATCACAGAAGCATATagagatgaagaaactaaaaagcttcATTAAAGAAATGATACATAGTTGATGGAGAGAAATTCTatcacacagagagaagctggaTATTCAGTCATACAGAACCATTCCTTCTCTCAAGCTCTTTTGAATAAGGGCCACTGACCACTCATTTAAGTGATAAAGATGATCAGACAATTAGTTGAAGatttttatgcaaaaaaaaaatacttcccaAAATATCTGCTCATGCTGCTACTGTATGAAGTACAATGATTTTTACATTCAGAGTGTCAGCAATGGCAGAACCTGTGTCTTTGATTTTAACATCATAATCAGGTAAGGTTTCTGTGGTTTCCCAATACCATAAACCTTTTTACCTCAATCTCTCTCTAGTTGTCAGGGCTACAATCTATGATGTGTTTAACTCTCCAACATACCAACTTTTAGTTCCCTAGTCAACAAAACCTTTCTACTACATACTAAATTTAAGTAATTTCCTCTAgaagatatcctgcatattatcTGTTTCAGGATTATTTTGAAGTACATTATAAATTTTTGAAGTTCAAtaaaaaactgttgctttgacaacaaaataaatttgttaTAAAGTAAACTATGGAGTTTACCCtaaaaataagttatataataggtaaattgaaaaaataaatgataattaaaCAGAGTACTCAAAGctattacaaaaacaaataagtagtagtttaaataatcagaaaaacattaTAGTTGTGAGTGCTATGCAATTGTATTAGACTTATACTGAAATGCCATATTTTGAGGTCTATTCCATTTATTTGATATTGGTATtacaataaatatacattttactgTCTACAAACTACAAATCACAGCCATCTTCTAAGACATTCttgtatataacaaatatatttgtGAGTGGACACACACAAACGATACAATTATTTAGaaccacattttcattttaagtttttgCAAGGCTTCTTTCACATCCTTATTCCTTAGGCTGTAAATCAGAGGGTTCAACATGGGAATCACAAGAGTGTAAAACAGTGAGGTTATTTTGTCTTGATCCAGGGAATATGAAGAACTTGGCCGAAAATACATGAAGAGTACAGTACCCTGAAAAATGGCAActgtggtgagatgggaggtgcAGGTGGAGAAAGCTTTGAACCTCCCCTCAGCAGAACGGATCTTGAGGACTGATAAAATGATATAACAATAAGACAGCAGAACTCCTGAGATGGTGCTCAGCTCAATGAGACCAAAAACAGTAAATAAGGCCAGTTCATTGACTTGTATgtcagagcaggagagcaggtaAAGTGGAGGCAAATCACAAAAAAAGTGGTTGATCACATTAGAACCACAGAAACATAAACGAAATGCCAAGATTGTATGTATCAAACCATCTGTTGTTGCTATTAGGTAAACTGCAACCATGAGTATGGAGCACACCATGCTGGACATGTTCACTGTATAGAGTAATGGGTTGCTGATGGCCTGGTACCTATCAAAAGCCATTACTGCTAACAGTAGACACTCAGAATCTGCAAAGACACAGAATGTCAAGAACTGCAGAGCACAACCAACAAAGGGAATTGATTTCTCCTCAGCTAAAAGATCCACCAGCATTTTGGGTCCAATTGCTGTACAATAGCAGAGGTCACAGAAGGAGAGATTGgt
It encodes the following:
- the LOC110289945 gene encoding olfactory receptor 5W2-like; its protein translation is MDRGNCSSVDKFIFSGITNNPDTKVALFITFLLVYLIAFLANLGMIILIRVDAQLHTPMYFFLTNLSFCDLCYCTAIGPKMLVDLLAEEKSIPFVGCALQFLTFCVFADSECLLLAVMAFDRYQAISNPLLYTVNMSSMVCSILMVAVYLIATTDGLIHTILAFRLCFCGSNVINHFFCDLPPLYLLSCSDIQVNELALFTVFGLIELSTISGVLLSYCYIILSVLKIRSAEGRFKAFSTCTSHLTTVAIFQGTVLFMYFRPSSSYSLDQDKITSLFYTLVIPMLNPLIYSLRNKDVKEALQKLKMKMWF